A genomic segment from Aegilops tauschii subsp. strangulata cultivar AL8/78 chromosome 1, Aet v6.0, whole genome shotgun sequence encodes:
- the LOC109773609 gene encoding probable glutathione S-transferase GSTU6 translates to MAAAAGGDEVKLLGVWDSPFVNRVQIVLNLKGISYEYVEEDLHSKGELLLASNPVHKKVPVLIHNGKPIPESQVIVQYIDEAWRGTGPSVLPADPHQRATARFWAAYVDDKVGSPWFTILFARKTEEKMEAAVRAISAMETLEGAFGESSGGKPFFGGDGIGFVDVVLGSYLGWFVVIEKMIGVKLLDAGRTPALAAWAQRFRMADAVKGVLPEDVDKVLEFLQTFLD, encoded by the exons ATGGCAGCGGCGGCAGGAGGAGACGAGGTGAAGCTGCTAGGCGTGTGGGACAGCCCGTTCGTGAACAGGGTGCAGATCGTGCTCAACCTGAAGGGCATCAGCTACGAGTACGTCGAGGAAGACCTCCACAGCAAGGGCGAGCTCCTCCTCGCCTCCAACCCCGTGCACAAGAAGGTGCCCGTCCTCATCCACAACGGCAAGCCCATCCCGGAGTCGCAGGTCATCGTGCAGTACATCGACGAGGCCTGGCGGGGCACCGGCCCGAGCGTCCTCCCCGCCGACCCGCACCAGCGCGCCACCGCCCGGTTCTGGGCCGCCTACGTCGACGACAAG GTTGGGTCGCCGTGGTTCACCATCCTGTTCGCCCGCAAGACCGAGGAGAAGATGGAGGCGGCAGTGCGGGCCATCTCGGCGATGGAGACGCTGGAAGGCGCGTTCGGGGAAAGCTCCGGGGGGAAGCCGTTCTTCGGCGGCGACGGCATCGGGTTCGTCGACGTTGTGCTCGGCAGCTACCTGGGCTGGTTCGTGGTGATCGAGAAGATGATCGGCGTCAAGCTCCTGGACGCGGGGAGGACGCCGGCCCTGGCCGCGTGGGCTCAGCGGTTCAGGATGGCGGATGCGGTGAAGGGTGTCTTGCCTGAAGATGTCGATAAGGTGCTCGAGTTTTTGCAGACGTTCCTTGATTAG
- the LOC109773608 gene encoding glutathione S-transferase U17: protein MAAKPDLKLLGMSVSPFVIRVRMALHMKGVSHEYIEQDLFNKSELLLESSPVEKKVPVLIHDGKPVCDSPAIVQYIDEVWAATGPPILPADPYERAVARFWTAYVDDKLFPAYVGTAKAATEEERTQQINEMFAVMGQLEEAFAQCSNGKAFFAGDSIGNLDIAVGCNLLLLEVLRSMYGVEFVDTGRTPLLAAWAKRFGETDAAREVVPDVHVAVEYAKKRQAYWAAAAATK from the exons ATGGCAGCCAAACCAGACCTGAAGTTGTTGGGCATGTCGGTGAGTCCATTCGTCATCCGTGTTCGCATGGCGCTGCACATGAAGGGCGTGAGCCACGAGTACATCGAGCAGGACCTCTTCAACAAGAGCGAGCTCCTCCTCGAGTCCAGCCCGGTGGAGAAGAAGGTGCCCGTGCTCATCCACGACGGCAAGCCCGTATGCGACTCGCCGGCCATCGTGCAGTACATCGACGAGGTCTGGGCCGCCACGGGGCCGCCGATCCTCCCCGCCGACCCCTATGAGCGCGCCGTCGCTCGTTTCTGGACCGCCTACGTGGACGACAAG CTATTCCCTGCTTACGTTGGCACTGCTAAGGCAGCCACGGAGGAGGAGAGGACGCAACAGATTAACGAGATGTTCGCGGTGATGGGGCAGCTGGAGGAGGCATTTGCCCAGTGCTCAAACGGGAAGGCCTTCTTCGCCGGCGACTCCATCGGCAACCTCGACATCGCCGTTGGATGCAATCTGCTCTTGCTCGAGGTGCTACGCAGTATGTATGGCGTGGAGTTCGTCGACACTGGGAGGACCCCGCTCTTGGCAGCGTGGGCGAAGCGGTTCGGGGAAACCGATGCGGCGAGGGAGGTGGTGCCCGACGTGCACGTCGCCGTGGAGTACGCCAAGAAGCGTCAGGCTTATTGGGCTGCTGCCGCGGCTACAAAGTGA
- the LOC109773611 gene encoding uncharacterized protein, protein MWKAPPPPFPSQVLSSSPFCFARQQPAARRLLSHPPQSSPRSRRSERRPGRGDDGDRHPHAGGRHLPEVRQVRRREAQRRQRRRRGPLRPPLWLRRRRDLLVRRESGGGEAGEEPGHGRCAQHRDPPHQGQAPRGGPAQAAAPRAQEDGNFDDEYFKGTEESNKFCQEYEMRRMKQDEGLDVIGEGLATLKNMASDMNEELDRQVPLMDEMDDKVDRANADLKNTNVRLKQTILQCAQEVSEVQRCAHVAVSGGLALAPLLIMSCCDRLQHVPRVIRFVSSV, encoded by the exons ATGTGGAAGGCTCCGCCTCCTCCCTTTCCCAGTCAAGTTCTGTCCTCCTCCCCCTTCTGTTTTGCTCGCCAGCAGCCGGCAGCTAGGCGGTTGCTCTCCCATCCTCCGCAATCCTCCCCTCGATCTCGTCGGAGCGAGCGGAGACCGGGCCGCGGAGATGACGGTGATCGACATCCTCACGCGGGTGGACGTCATCTGCCAGAAGTACGACAAGTACGACGCCGAGAAGCTCAACGGCGCCAACGTCGCCGGCGAGGACCCCTTCGCCCGCCTCTATGGCTCCGTCGACGCCGAGATCTCCTAGTGCGTCGAG AAAGCGGAGGCGGCGAGGCAGGAGAAGAACCGGGCCACGGTCGTTGCGCTCAACACCGAGATCCGCCGCACCAAGGCCAAGCTCCTCGAGGAGGACCTGCCCAAGCTGCAGCGCCTCGCGCTCAAGAAG ATGGAAACTTTGATGATGAATACTTTAAGGGGACTGAAGAATCAAATAAATTTTGTCAGGAATATGAGATGCGTAGAATGAAGCAG GATGAAGGTTTGGATGTTATTGGTGAAGGGCTGGCAACTCTGAAGAACATGGCATCGGATATGAATGAG GAATTGGATAGGCAAGTTCCCTTGATGGATGAAATGGATGACAAG GTGGATAGAGCCAATGCAGATCTGAAGAATACCAACGTGAGGCTAAAGCAGACCATTCTTCAG TGTGCTCAAGAAGTGAGTGAGGTGCAACGATGTGCTCATGTCGCGGTCAGTGGTGGTCTTGCATTGGCTCCTCTACTTATCATGTCCTGCTGTGATAGGCTTCAACATGTGCCACGAGTAATTCGGTTCGTCTCATCTGTGTAA